From Mycobacterium colombiense CECT 3035:
GGCGGCCTTTCGGGCCGGCGAGGTCGATGTGCTGGTGTGCACCACCGTCATCGAGGTGGGCGTCGACGTCCCCAACGCCACCGTCATGTTGGTGATGGACGCCGACCGGTTCGGCATCAGCCAGCTGCATCAGCTGCGCGGCCGGATCGGCCGCGGCCGCCATCCCAGCCTGTGCCTGTTCGCCAGCTGGTCCGCGCCGGGTTCGTCGGCCGGCCGGCGGCTGAAAGCGGTGGCCGGGACGTTGGACGGTTTCGCCCTGGCCGACCTCGACCTCAAGGAACGCCGGGAGGGAGATGTGTTGGGCCGCAACCAGTCCGGCAGGGCGATCACCCTGCGGCTGCTGTCGTTGGCAGACCATCAGGAGTTCATCGAGGCGGCCCGGGACTTCTGCGTCCAGGCCTACACCGACGACAGCTCCAACCCCGGCCTGACCGTGCTGGCGGCGCGATTCACCGACACGGACCGCATCGAATATCTGGACAAGTCGTGAACCGCAAAGTGCTGCTGTGGCTGGCCGCGGCGGCGGCGCTCGCGCTGCTGGTGGCCTACCAGACGGTGGGCTCCTCGACGGCCCGGCATTCGGCCGAATACGCCGCGCGCGCCGACGTTCCGACGGTGCAGCCCGGCACCGATGTGCTTGCGGGCGTCGCCGTGGTGCCGCTGCGCCAGCACCGCTATGACTACCTGCGGTCGGCATTCGGCGACGCCTGGGACGACGACAACGATGCCCCGATGGGGCACAACGGATGTGACACCCGCGACGACATCCTCAACCGCGATCTCGTGGACAAGACCTACGTGTCGGTCAAGCGGTGCCCGGACGCGGTGGCCACCGGCACGCTGCACGACCCCTACACCAACAAGACCATCGCGTTCCAACGCGGGCCCAAGGTCGGCGAATCCGTTCAGATCGACCACATCGTCCCGCTCGCCTACGCCTGGGACATGGGCGCCAGCGGCTGGCCCGCCGCCGAGCGGCTGCGCTTCGCCAACGATCCGGCCAACCTGCTGGCCGTCGACGGGCAGGCCAATCAGGACAAGGGCGATTCACCACCGGCGCAGTGGATGCCGCCGAACGCGGCGTTCGCCTGTCAGTACGCCATGCAGTTCATCGCGGTGCTACGGGGTTATTCGCTGCCGGTGGACCAGGCCTCGACCGGCGTGCTGCGGCAGGCCGCGACGACCTGCCCGACGGGATAGCCCCGCTTAGGCGCCTTCGTAAGTCTCGGGGTCGGGTCGCAGCCGAGTGCCGTCGTTGAGCCCGTTGATGGCGTCCATGTGCTCGTCGGCCAGCTCGAAGTCGAACACGTCCAGGTTGGAGGCGATGTGCTCGGCGTTGGCCGACCGGAAGACGACCGCGTTGCCCAGCTGCAGGTTCCACCGCAGCAGCACCTGCGAGGCGGTCTTGCCGTACTCGCCGGCGACCGAATTGACCGTCGGGTTGTCGTTCAGCTTGCCCAACGCCAGCGGCGTGTAGGACTGAGTGAGGACGTTGTGTTCGGCGTTGGTCTTGCGCAGCGCCGCCTGGTTGAGCAGCGGGTGCAGCTCGATCTGGTTGACCGCCGGCGTGACGAACGTGAGGTCGATGACCGTCGTCAGGTACTCGTCGGTGAAGTTCGAGACGCCGATCGAGCGGGCCTGACCGTTCCCGCGGGATTGAATCATCCCGCCGAAGGAGTTCACGTAGGTGCCCAGGGCCGCGGCCGGCCAGTGGATCAGGTAGAGGTCGACGTAGTCCAGGCCGAGGCGCTCCAGACTGGCGCTGCAGGCGTCCATCGCTTTCTGGAAACCCTGGTCGGCGGTGGCCAGCTTGGTGGTGACGAACAGCTCCGCGCGAGGAATGCCGGACGCGGCGATCGCGCGCCCGACGGCGGCCTCGTTCCCGTAGACCGCGGCGGTGTCGATCAACCGGCAGCCCACTTCCAGCGCCGCCGACACCGCGCGTTCGGTCTCGTCGTCCGACAATTCCGCGACGCCGAGACCAAGGGCCGGAATCGTGTTTTCGTCGTTGAGAGCAATTGAGGGTAAGGCGGAGCCCGACTCGCCGGCCAATTCATTCACCTGCCTGTGAAATTGAAGGTTCGAGATTGTGCACCGAGCCGGGTTCCGTCATCGCGCGAGAGATCAACGCCGTTCGGCGCCGAGTTCGAGGCGCTCAGTTCGATATCGAACACGTCGAAGTTGCTCGCGGTGCGATGAAAGCTCACCGGCTTGGGGATCACGATATTACCGAGTCGGAAAATGCAACCTGATCAACACCTGGGCAGGTGTCTATCCGTGCCTTCTGCACCGAGTACGCCACCCCGTACAGTGAGTCCCGCGGCACACCGGAATCGGCGGCCGTGGCGATGTCGATATGCCGGTGACAGAATGCCGCGCCGACCGCCTGTTTGGTGGCCGCCGGGGCCGGTAAGCCTCGAGGCGATGGGTAGCGGTAACCGAATGACCGTTCGTCGTCGAGCGTCAGCACGTGTTGTTGTAAGGGGGTTGCCCATGACCAGGCCTCTGTCAGGCGCACCGGAGCTCGAGGTGGGCGCCGCCCGCGCCTCGGTGCCGCTCGCCAGTCGCATCCAGGGCGCCGTCACCAACGTCGGGGCCAAGGTCATCCCGTGGATCCCGACCGCCATCCGTCGGGGCCTGGTCCGCGGCCGTTCGGTCATCATCGACGGCAACACGCTGGATCCGACGCTGCAGCTGATGCTGTCGGGCCTGCGCGCCGTCGGCATCGACGGCCTGGTCGTGGACGACGACCCGCAGGCGTCGCGCGCGCAGATGCGCGAGTCCACCGTCGGATTCCCCGGCCCCCAGATCCACGTCGACGTCGACGAGCTGTCGCTGCCCGGTCCGGCCGGCGACATCCCGGCGCGGCACTACCGTCCGGCCGGCGGCGAGGAGGCGCCGCTGCTGGTCTTCTATCACGGTGGGGGCTGGTCGATCGGCGACCTGGACACGCACGACGCCCTGTGCCGGTTGACCTGCCGTGACGCCGGCATCCACGTGCTGTCGGTCGACTACCGCCTGGCGCCCGAGCACCCGGCGCCGGCAGCGATCGACGACGCCTATGCGGCCTACACCTGGGCCTGCCGGCACGCCGGCGAACTCGGCGCGACGCCGGGACGGGTCGCGGTCGGCGGTGACAGCGCCGGTGGCAACCTGGCCGCGGTCGTCAGCCAGCTGGCGCGCGACGAGGGCGCCCCGGCGCCGGTGCTGCAATGGCTGATCTATCCGCGCACCGACTTCACCGCCAAGAACCGGTCGCTGACGTTGTTCTCGCGCGGCTTCCTGCTGACCAAGCGGGACATCGACTGGTTCGAATCGCAGTATCTGCGGCGTTCGGAGCTCGACCGCACCGACCCGCGGGTGTCCCCGGCGCTGGCCGAATCGCTGACCGGGCTGGCCCCCGCGCTGATCGCGGTCGCCGGCTTCGATCCGCTGCGCGACGAGGGCGAGAGCTACGCCGAGGCGCTGCGGGCCGCGGGGGTGGCGGTGGACCTGCGCTACCTGGGTTCGCTGACCCATGGCTTCGCCAATTTGTTCCAGCTGGGTGGTGACAGCATGGTCGCGACCAGCGAGCTGATTTCGGCGCTGCGCGCCCACCTGAGCCGGGCCTGATCCCTTGGCCGGCCGCCGCCGGTAATCTAGAGGCGCTTTGTCCGATCGCTTTGTCCGCAGCCGGGCAGACCGACAACTCGTACCGAAAGATCAGGGAACCCGTGGCCGACAAACCCAAACGTCCCCCGCGATTCGACATGAAGTCGGCCTCCGGCGGTAGGTCGAGCCGGCTCGTCCAGATCGGCGGCACCGCATTCGTGGTGATCTTCGCGGTCGCCCTCGTCTTCTACATCGTGACGTCGCACCACAAGAAGACCGGCCCCACCGGCGCCGGCGACACGGTCCGCGTCACGTCGAGCAAGCTGGTCACCCAGCCGGGCAGCAGCAACCCCAAGGCCGTGGTGACGTTCTACGAGGACTTCCTGTGCCCGGCGTGCGGCAACTTCGAGCGCACCTTCGGGCCGACGGTCTCGCGGCTGATCGACCTCGGCGCCATCGCCGCCGATTACAACATGGTGTCGATCCTCGACAGCTCGCGGAACCAGAACTACTCCTCGCGCGCGGGGGCCGCGGCCCTGTGCGTCGCAGACGAATCCCAGGACGCGTTCCGGCGTTTCCACTCCGCGCTGTTCAGCACCGACATTCAGCCGAGCGAAACCGGCAAGACCTTCCCCGACAACGCGCGATTGATCGAACTCGCCCGCGAGGCCGGGGCGGCCGGCAAGGTGCCGGACTGCATCAACAGCGGCAAGTACCTGTCAAAGGTCACCGGCGAGGCGGCGGCCGGGCACATCAACGCGACACCGACCATCAAAATCAACGGTGACGACTACGACCCGTCGACGCCCGACGCGCTGGTCAACAAGATCAAAGAGATCGTGGGCAACATCCCGGGCATCGACGGCGCGGTCGCGCCGGCGGCCATGTGACCGGTGCGGTGTCCACAGCAGCCGCCGACCTGAGTCCGGATACGTCGCGCGCGCCGCAGGTGCCGGCGCTCAGCGCCTGGTGGGTGCTGATCGCCGGCCTGATCGGCCTGGCGGCGTCGATGACGCTGACGGTCGAGAAGATCGACATCCTGCTCAACCCGTCGTACGTGCCGTCCTGCAACATCAACCCGATCCTGTCCTGCGGCTCGGTGATGATCACGCCGCAGGCGTCGCTGTTCGGCTTCCCCAACCCGCTGCTGGGCCTGGTGGCCTTCACCGTGGTGGTCGTCACGGGGTTACTGGCGCTGACGAAAGTGACTCTGCCGCAATGGTATTGGGTGGGACTGACGGCCGGGGTGGCGGTCGGTGCGGTGTTCGTGCACTGGTTGATCTTCCAGAGCCTGTACCGCATCAACGCGTTGTGCCCGTACTGCATGGTGGTCTGGGCGGTCACCATGTCGCTGCTGGTGGTGGTCGCCTCGATCGCGTGGCGCCCGGCGCTGCAAGACCGCCAGACCGGCCCGGCGTGGGTGCTCTTCCAATGGCGATGGTCGATTGCCGCGCTCTGGTTCACCGCGGTGTTCCTGCTGATCATGGCGCGGTTCTGGGACTACTGGTCGAGGCTGCTGTAGGTAGCTGCAGGTGACCCGGATCATTGGCGGCGCGGCGGGGGGCCGCCGCATCGCGGTCCCGCCGCGCGGCACCAGGCCCACCACCGACCGGGTCCGCGAGTCGCTGTTCAACATCCTGACAGCGCGCCTGGAGCTGACCGGGCTCAGCGTGCTGGACCTCTACGCCGGCTCGGGCGCGCTGGGATTGGAGGCGCTGTCCCGCGGCGCCGCCGCCGCACTCTTCGTGGAATCCGACCCGCGCGCCGCATTGGTCATCGCCCGCAACATCGAAACGCTGCGCCTGCCTGGCGCGACGCTGCGCCGGGGAGCGGTGGCGGCCGTGCTGTCGGCCGGCGCCACGGCCGCGTTCGATCTGGTGCTGGCCGACCCGCCCTACGGCATCGACACCGCGGAGGTCGAGGCCGTGCTGGCGGCCTTGGCCGCGCACGGCTGGGTGCACGGGGGCAGCGTCGCGGTGGTGGAGCGGGCGACCGGCGCAGCGCCGCTGGATTGGCCTGCCGGGTGGTCCGTGTGGCCGCAGCGGGTTTACGGCGACACCCGTCTGGAGCTGGCCGAGCGTCAGTGAGGTCGGCGTGTACCGTCATTCGTCATGGCGCCGCCCCTCAGCATCGCTTCGCACTGCGTCGTCTCGGCGCGCGTCATGGCGAGACGACCCGTTCACCCCGGAGCGCCCGCATGAGCGGCGCGGTGTGTCCCGGTTCGTTCGACCCGGTGACGTTGGGTCACATCGACGTCTTCGAGCGCGCGGCGGCTCAGTTCGACGAGGTGGTGGTGGCGATCCTGACCAACCCCGCCAAGAAGGGCATGTTCGATCTGGACGAGCGGATCGCGATGATCAACGAATCGACGACGCACCTGCCCAACCTGCGGGTGGAAGCCGGGCAGGGTCTGGTGGTGGACTTCGTCCGGTCGCGCGGCATGACCGCCATCGTCAAGGGGCTGCGCACCGGCACCGACTTCGAATACGAGTTGCAGATGGCGCAGATGAACAGGCACGTCGCGGGCGTGGACACCTTTTTCGTCGCCACCGCCCCGCGCTACTCGTTCGTGTCGTCCTCGCTGGCCAAAGAGGTCGCGATGCTCGGTGGTGACGTGTCAGAACTGCTGCCCGAACCGGTGAATCGTCGCCTGCGCCAAAGGCTTTCGGATAAGTCCTGACCCGGCTGCCCGACGCCGGAAGCCCGGCGCGGCAATCGGATCGACGATCCCGGCCACGGCCTGGAGTATTCGTGCACGCAGCGGGTACCCGAGTTCTCCGTCGATTGGCCGTGAGTCCCTCGCAAGGGGCGGTCGACGGGTTCGAGCGCGCCACGGGCAACCCAGTCCACCGGAAAAGATCGCAGACGCCCACGCAGAACGTATCTTGAAGGTCTGATCCGGAGGAGGGGGTACGCGAGGTCGCCGACGTCGATAGGAGAACGGCAGCCATGATGGTAGACAATCTGTTCGACGTACCCGAGGCCGCGGCCGATCTGGTCGCGCTGCTCGCCGACGAGGGAGTCACGCACTTCTTCATCAACCCCGGAACGGATTCCGCGCCGATCCAGGAGGCGCTGGCGGCGGCGCGCGCCGCCGGCACGCCGAGCCCGCAGGCGGTGTTGTGCGTGCACGAGAGCATCGCCCTGGCGGCCGCCATCGGCCACCACATGGCCAGTGGCCGCCCGCAGGCGATCATGGTGCACGTCGACGCCGGGACGCTGAATCTGGGCTGCCAGCTACACAACGCGCAGCGCAACGGAACTCCGGTGGTGATGTTCGCCGGGCGCACTCCGTACAGTTCGGCGCCGCAGGTGCGCGGTCATCGCGATACCTACATCCATTGGCAGCAGGAGCAACTCGACCAGCCGGGCGTGGTGCGCAACTACGCCAAGTGGCACATGGAGGTGCCGCGCGGCCGCGAGCTGGCCCCGATCGTGCGCCGGGCATTCCAGGTCGTCCAATCCTGCCCGTCCGGTCCCGCGTACGTGATGCTGCCGCGAGAAGCCTTGATGGAGCCCGGCGCCGGTGCGTTGCCGCGCCGGCTGCAGCCGGCCGTACCCCCCGGCCCGGACCCGGGCGCCCTCGGACGGTTGGCGGGAATCCTGGTGGCGGGCAAGCGGGTCGTCATCGTCACGGCCCGCACGGCCGCCGACCCGGGGACCGCGACCGTGCTGGGCCGCATCGCCGAGCTGCTCGGAGCGCCGGTGATCGATCAGGGCGACCGCGCCAACCTGCCGCCGGGGCATCCGCTGCACGTGGTGGGCGACGCCACGCCGCTGGAGAGTGCCGACACGGTGCTGCTGCTGGACTCCGAGGTGCCCTGGGTGCCGTCGGAACTGGCCCGCCCGCGGACGCGCGGGTGGTGCAGATCGACGGGGATCCGGTCAAGCCGAGCATGCCGCTGTGGTCGTATCCGGTCGAGGTCGCATTGACCGCCGACACCCGCGTGGCGTTGCTGCTGCTCGAGCAGACACTGTTGCGGCTGGCCAACGACGAGCTGCGGGAGAAGTGGGCCGCGCGCCGGCAGGCGGCGGAGGCCGAGACCGCCGAACGCGGCCGCGACGCGATCCGCCGCGCCGCCTCCGACCGGCCGGCGGATCTCCCCGATGCGATGCTGGCCGCGCTGGCCGGCGCCCTACCCGACGACGCGGTCGTGGTCCAGGAGGCTGTGACCAACCGGGCCGCCGTGGCGCGGCAGGTGCGCCGGGCGCCCGGGCACCTGTTCGACACGGGCGCACCGGCTTTGGGCTGGGCGCTCGGCGGCGCCTTCGGGGTCAAACTCGCCCGGCCGGAGGCGCCCGTCGTCGCCATCTGCGGTGACGGATCGTTTCACTTCGGCGTGCCCACCGCCGCGTTGTGGTCGGCACATCGCCACGGCGCGCCGTTCGTGACGGTCGTCTTGAACAACCGGTCTTACCTGGCCTCCAAACTGCCGGTGATGGGGCTGTACCCGGACGGAGTGTCCGTGCGGGAGAACGACTTCGGCGAAACGCGGCTCACCCCGGACACCGACTACGCCGCCCTCGCCAAGGCGTGTGGCGGCAGCGGACGCAGCGTGCACACGCCGGCGGAGATGAGCGATGCCGTCAAATGGGCACTCGCCGAGGCCGAACAGGGGCGTTGCGCGGTGCTGGACGTGCGGTTGCCGGAAGCCTGACGCCGGTCAGTGGTGATGTTCGGATTCGCCGGCGCCGGGCGAGCCGCCCATCATGCGCACCATCGGCAGGCCCCCGGAGGTGACGAACCGGGCGACCAGGATGGCCGCGAGCGCCAGGAACGCGATGTTGAGCCAGGTCGTGTAGTTCCACGAGATCGACGCCTCGATCACCGTCGCGTTGCGCTGAGTGGGAATGAGATGGGTTGTGCCGAAGATCAATTCGACCAGATACCCGGCGGCGACCATCGCGGCGTAGAAGGTACCCAGCAGCGTCAGCATCATCTTGGTGCCGTAGTACTTGCGGTAGATGTTGAGGATCGGAAGGATCAGCAGGTCCGCGTAGATGAATGCGATGACGCCGCCGAAGCTGATGCCGCCGTTCCACAGCACCGCTGCCAGCGGGACATTGCCGATGGAGCACACGAAGGACACGATCGCCACGATGGGCCCCACGATCGGTCCCCATAACGCCGAGAGGCCCGGGTGATCGGCCAAAAAGAAGACCTGCCAAAACTTTTCGGGGACCCAGGCCCCCACGGCGCCCGCGATCAGCAGGCCCAGGACGAGGTCGCGCAGGATCGCCAGCCACTCCATCACGAATACGTGCGAGACCGACGTCAGGCCCGCGGGGGAGAACAGCCGTCGCCAGAACGAGCCTTCCCCCTGGATGGACATGTCCATGGCGGCGTGGCCTTCCATCGAGCCGGCGATTCCCCGCTCGGCCTGCTCGCGGGCGGCGTCGACGAGCCGTGACCGCACGAACAGCCGGAACAACACGGCCAGCACCACGATCATCAGCGGCCCGCCGACGAACTCGGCGGCGGTGAACTGCCAGCCCATCAGCAGCGCCAGGATGATGCCCAACTCCACCACCAGGTTGGTGGAGCCGATTTCGAACGCCATCGCGGCGGTGAAGTCGGCGCCCTTGCGGAACAGGGACCGCGCCAACGCCACCGCCGCGTACGAGCACGACGACGACGCCGCACCCAGGCCGGCCGAGATCGCCAGCGTGCGCGGGCGGTCGTCGCCCATCAGCGCCACGATCGTGGAGCGGCGCACCACGGCTTGCACCACCGCCGAGAGGGCGAAGCCCAGGATCAGCGCCCACAGGATTTCCCATGTCATCGAGCCCGCGA
This genomic window contains:
- a CDS encoding HNH endonuclease family protein; protein product: MNRKVLLWLAAAAALALLVAYQTVGSSTARHSAEYAARADVPTVQPGTDVLAGVAVVPLRQHRYDYLRSAFGDAWDDDNDAPMGHNGCDTRDDILNRDLVDKTYVSVKRCPDAVATGTLHDPYTNKTIAFQRGPKVGESVQIDHIVPLAYAWDMGASGWPAAERLRFANDPANLLAVDGQANQDKGDSPPAQWMPPNAAFACQYAMQFIAVLRGYSLPVDQASTGVLRQAATTCPTG
- a CDS encoding aldo/keto reductase — encoded protein: MAGESGSALPSIALNDENTIPALGLGVAELSDDETERAVSAALEVGCRLIDTAAVYGNEAAVGRAIAASGIPRAELFVTTKLATADQGFQKAMDACSASLERLGLDYVDLYLIHWPAAALGTYVNSFGGMIQSRGNGQARSIGVSNFTDEYLTTVIDLTFVTPAVNQIELHPLLNQAALRKTNAEHNVLTQSYTPLALGKLNDNPTVNSVAGEYGKTASQVLLRWNLQLGNAVVFRSANAEHIASNLDVFDFELADEHMDAINGLNDGTRLRPDPETYEGA
- a CDS encoding alpha/beta hydrolase, which produces MTRPLSGAPELEVGAARASVPLASRIQGAVTNVGAKVIPWIPTAIRRGLVRGRSVIIDGNTLDPTLQLMLSGLRAVGIDGLVVDDDPQASRAQMRESTVGFPGPQIHVDVDELSLPGPAGDIPARHYRPAGGEEAPLLVFYHGGGWSIGDLDTHDALCRLTCRDAGIHVLSVDYRLAPEHPAPAAIDDAYAAYTWACRHAGELGATPGRVAVGGDSAGGNLAAVVSQLARDEGAPAPVLQWLIYPRTDFTAKNRSLTLFSRGFLLTKRDIDWFESQYLRRSELDRTDPRVSPALAESLTGLAPALIAVAGFDPLRDEGESYAEALRAAGVAVDLRYLGSLTHGFANLFQLGGDSMVATSELISALRAHLSRA
- a CDS encoding DsbA family protein, which codes for MADKPKRPPRFDMKSASGGRSSRLVQIGGTAFVVIFAVALVFYIVTSHHKKTGPTGAGDTVRVTSSKLVTQPGSSNPKAVVTFYEDFLCPACGNFERTFGPTVSRLIDLGAIAADYNMVSILDSSRNQNYSSRAGAAALCVADESQDAFRRFHSALFSTDIQPSETGKTFPDNARLIELAREAGAAGKVPDCINSGKYLSKVTGEAAAGHINATPTIKINGDDYDPSTPDALVNKIKEIVGNIPGIDGAVAPAAM
- a CDS encoding vitamin K epoxide reductase family protein: MTGAVSTAAADLSPDTSRAPQVPALSAWWVLIAGLIGLAASMTLTVEKIDILLNPSYVPSCNINPILSCGSVMITPQASLFGFPNPLLGLVAFTVVVVTGLLALTKVTLPQWYWVGLTAGVAVGAVFVHWLIFQSLYRINALCPYCMVVWAVTMSLLVVVASIAWRPALQDRQTGPAWVLFQWRWSIAALWFTAVFLLIMARFWDYWSRLL
- the rsmD gene encoding 16S rRNA (guanine(966)-N(2))-methyltransferase RsmD, which translates into the protein MTRIIGGAAGGRRIAVPPRGTRPTTDRVRESLFNILTARLELTGLSVLDLYAGSGALGLEALSRGAAAALFVESDPRAALVIARNIETLRLPGATLRRGAVAAVLSAGATAAFDLVLADPPYGIDTAEVEAVLAALAAHGWVHGGSVAVVERATGAAPLDWPAGWSVWPQRVYGDTRLELAERQ
- the coaD gene encoding pantetheine-phosphate adenylyltransferase, with the translated sequence MSGAVCPGSFDPVTLGHIDVFERAAAQFDEVVVAILTNPAKKGMFDLDERIAMINESTTHLPNLRVEAGQGLVVDFVRSRGMTAIVKGLRTGTDFEYELQMAQMNRHVAGVDTFFVATAPRYSFVSSSLAKEVAMLGGDVSELLPEPVNRRLRQRLSDKS
- a CDS encoding permease, yielding MTWEILWALILGFALSAVVQAVVRRSTIVALMGDDRPRTLAISAGLGAASSSCSYAAVALARSLFRKGADFTAAMAFEIGSTNLVVELGIILALLMGWQFTAAEFVGGPLMIVVLAVLFRLFVRSRLVDAAREQAERGIAGSMEGHAAMDMSIQGEGSFWRRLFSPAGLTSVSHVFVMEWLAILRDLVLGLLIAGAVGAWVPEKFWQVFFLADHPGLSALWGPIVGPIVAIVSFVCSIGNVPLAAVLWNGGISFGGVIAFIYADLLILPILNIYRKYYGTKMMLTLLGTFYAAMVAAGYLVELIFGTTHLIPTQRNATVIEASISWNYTTWLNIAFLALAAILVARFVTSGGLPMVRMMGGSPGAGESEHHH